GCAAAGTTGTAATAGAAACTGTAAAAGACATTAATGTCCCAGGATATATAAGTATAAAAAGTATTGAAGTTGCTTGAGACAAAAAATTTCCAATCTCATGTTCTTTAATAAACACCAAATTAACAATCCAATTGCTAAAAACTAACGCTATAGCCAGGTAATATATTACATTCATACCTAAATAAAAAACATTAAAATGAATATACGTTAAAATTGGGGGAACAAGCCCTAAAAAAAAAGATAATATACTAGAAAGTCCTGATGATTTGAATTTTAATTTTATTAAATCATTAACTTCTTTTGCCGCAAAACCACTAAATATAAAAATTAAAATATTAAGGAATAAATAATTTTTAAAATCTAAAAATATTAAAAATAAAATCAAAGGAACAAAAAATAAAAATGTTCCCAACCTTGCAAAAAAAGCGAATCTCTTGGCATTACTCAACAAATCATCTCCCAAAATTTCTTCTTCTAAATTGGAAACATTCCAAATCCTTGCCATATCTATTGTCATAATATTCAGGCCACAAAACATTTGAAAAAATTAATTCAGAATAAGCAATCCTCCATAAAAAAAAATTACTTATTCTAATATTTCCACCTGTACGTATTAAAAGATCAAGATCGGGCAATTCTGGATTGTCCAAAAAATTGGAAAAAGTATTCTCATCTAAAGACTCTAAATCAAAATCGCTTAAAACAAATTTTTTAACAGCTCTAACTATTTCATTACGGCCCCCATAATTGATTGCCAAATTTAAAATAAGGTTGTTGAAATTTTTAGAAAAGCTAATAGAATCTTTTATAGAACTTTTTACTTCTTCACTTAAAAATTCAACATCTCCTGAAACTATTATTTTTATTCCATTTTTTTTGTAAAAATTAAATTCGGTTCTCAAATAGTTAGCAATTAAAAACATTAACTTTTCTATCTCACAGTCATCCCTTTTCCAATTCTCAGTAGAAAATACATAAAAGGATAAATATTTAATACCCATCTTTAAAGAATGCTTAACTATTTCTTTTGCTCTTTTAAGGCCCTCTTTATAACCCTCCAAAGAAGACAATCCTTTATTTAAAGCCCACCTTCTATTGCCATCCATAATGATTCCAACATGACCTGGAAGAGAACCTTTATTCATGGGCTTAAGCTTCCATTATTTCTTGAATTTTAGATTCTAAAATAGAATCTATCTTTTTAATATAAATATCTGTAGATTTCTGAATATCATCTAAAATTCTTTTTAAACTATCCTCAGTGATTTCAGATTCTTTTTCTTGCTTTTTAATCCTGTTGTTTAAATCCTGTCGTATATTTCTAGTTGAAATTTTATGTTCCTCTGCTATTTTTTTAGCATGCTTTACAATTTCTTGCCGCCTTTCACTGGTTAAAGTTGGAACCTTAATTCTAATAACTGAACCATCACTTGAAGGGTTCATAGAAAGATCAGAATTAAGTATGGCTTGCTCTATTTTATTCAAAATACTTTTATCCCAAGGCCGAATAACAACAAGCCTTGCCTCAGGAATTCTAATACTTGCTACCTGAGTTATGGGTGTTCTTCGATCGTGGTATTGAATACAAATTTTATCAAAAATATTACTACTAATTCTACCTGTTCTTAACGTTTTATATTCATTATCAAGTGATAAAAGAACTTTGCTCATCTTTTCATCTAGAAAAGCCTTATAATCCTCCATATAAACTACTCCTTGCTGATAAAAAGCAGCGCATTATCTACCCTATTCTCAAATACTTAAACTCAACTAATTCTATCTTGCTTGAAATTGCTTTTGAAATCTCTTCTAGCATTTCCTTTACAGTGATTTTATCATTTTTTACAAAACTTTGTTCAAGAAGAGAAATCTCAGCAAGATGTTTTTTAATTTTTCCCGCAACTATACCTTTGACTATATTTTCTGGCTTACCGCTAGATTCTAATTGTTTAGCAAATATCTCTTCTTGCTCTTTAATATAATTTGGACAAACATCATCATTTCTCAAATAAACAGGAGCAAAAGCAGCTACATGCAAAGCTAAATCCATAGCAAAATTTTGAAACACTTTATCTTCAGTTTTAGAAAAATCATCTACTTTTAATTTAACTAAAACACCTATCTTAGATTGTTCACCATGCAAATAAATTTTTACAAATTCATTAGATTGAATTTCAGTAATAAAAATTTTTTTAACCTGAATATTTTCTTTTATTGTAGCTGCTAAATTTTTAAGCTCTGACTCTTGAAAAGTAGTTAAAGAATTTTTTCCGCTTTCTACTAATTCCTTAATTAAAGAATTGCCCAAATTAACAAAATTATGATTTAAAGCAACAAAGTCTGTTTCACAAGAAACAAGCAAAAGCCCAGCATGAACATTGTTTGAATATGAGAATACTCTACCTTCTTTTGCATCTCGGTCAAGTCTTTTCTCAGCAGATGCGATTCCCATTTCTCTAAGTTTCTTTTTAGCTAATTCAAAATCTCCACAAGCAGCAGACAAAGCTTTTTTACAATCTCCAAAACCAGCATTGGTTTCTTCTCGAAGCTTTTTTACATCTTGAGGACTAATAATGCTCATAAATTACTCCCCCCTTTCTTCAATAGAATCACTTTTATCATTTTTAATTTCAATTTCTTTCATCAAATCTTCTTCATTTAAATTTTCAATTATTTGAATACCAACCTCTTTATCACTTTCTAAAATAGCATCGGATATTATTTTGGTAAACAAAGCTACAGAACGAATCGCATCATCATTACCAGGAATTGGACAATCAATAACATCTGGATTACAATTCGTATCAACCACAGAAATAATAGGGATCTTTAATTTTCTAGCTTCATTAATAGCTATCTGCTCTCGATTAGGATCAATGATAAAAATAGCACCAGGAAGTGTTTCCATATCCTTGATACCTGTTAAATTCTTAGCTAATTTTAATTTTTCACGATTAAGCTGTGAAATCTCTTTTTTACTTATCATATCAAAAGTTCCATCAACTTCCATCTTTTCTAGCTTTTTTAATTTTTGAACAGATTTTCTAATCGTATTAAAATTAGAAAGCATGCCCCCAAGCCACCTATTGTTCACATATGGCATATCACTTCTTCTTGCTTCTTGTTCTATTATCTCGCTAGCTTGCTTTTTAGTTCCAACAAAAAGCACCTTTTTACCATCTTTTATTACCCTTTGAACAAGCTCATAAGAATCTTTAATGCCCTGTAAAGTCTTTTGAAGATCTAAAATATGTATTTCATTTCTCTCAGAAAAAATAAATCTTTTCATCCTAGGATCAAGCCTTTTTACTTGATGGCCAAAATGAACCCCGGCCTCCAACAAGCTTTTCATCGTAACAATTGCCAAATCAACCTCCTATTATCCTTCTCTTTTACTCACCATGAAAACACACGGCGGAAATTATTCCCTCTTTTATAAGAATATAATAAAACAATCCAATTAATAAGTCCACCTATTAAAAATAAACATCATTCTCTTTAATAAAATTATTAATAAATTTTTTTAATAAAAAATATTAAAAGCAGAAATTAATATCTAAATCTTTAAAAAATGATTATTTTACAAATCGTTCTTATTTCTTTCAGAGAATTTAATCAAACCTATTAAAATAACTGACCCCAAAATAGGAAACAAATAAAGAATAAGATCTATTTGTCTTTCATAATAATCTGAATAGAAAAAAGGGATAAAAAATAGAAATACAATTCCGCCTAAAAAACTTATTAAATAAACTACTAAAAACTTAAAATTCAATATGTTTAAAAACATAACAAAAAAGCTTACCAAAAAAGAAATAACAATGTTTGTTAAAATCAAATGAGAAAAAAATACTATCATGCTCCCCCTTAAAAACAACTAATTAGATAAACTAAATCCCGACAAATCCCCAAGATTAATAAGAACACTATAAGCATCATCAACAATGCTGCCCACACTCATAACAAAAATTGCCAAATTATACTTAGGGGCAATATCTTTTGTAAAAAAATCGTCATTTATATGTTTTAGATCAATTGGCCTTTTCTCTTTGTCTGAAAAATTAGACTTTTTAATAGATTTTGAAAAACCTATATATTTCCCTTTGTCAATATAGGACCTATATATATTTTTCTTCTCAAGAATAACAGATGAAGAAGTGTTTCCATTTCTCACAATAATGAAAGCCTCACCGGGAACATCTTTTCTTAATTCTCCAAAGTTTATTTCAAAATATAAAGGCAATTTATTATCGACCCATTCTTTATTTAATTTAAAAACAGGTTTACCTGAATAAATAGTAGAACTCAAATTTATTTTATAAAACCCTCTATTATTAAATTCACTAACATTGTCAAAAACACCCTTTAGGGCTTCAAAATCTTTTTCCACGCTTTTTTGGAAACTGCTTACGTGATAATTAGCACCTTCTGGATAAAACTTGTAATATATATCAAAACCTCTTAATTTACCAGCTGCTTGATTAGAAAAATAACCTGCTGGTAAAAAAAAAGCCACAGAATCTCTTGAAATTCTATTATCAACTTTTTCTGGTGAAGGAAGTATTAAAATATTGTCAAGACCACAGCCAAAAAACCCCATACAAAATACAAAATATAAGATAAAAAAAATTATAAAACCTCCCCCAAAAAATATAAATTAATTTTGCTTAAGTTCTAAAATTTTATTATTTGCTATATTTATATATAAATTATTTTCATACGGAAACTTAACAATCTCTTCATATACTTTTACAGCAAGATCCTTATCTTTTTCTTCAATCAATATTGCCTTACTCAAAAGAGCTCTTACCTTTAAAAAATCCAAGCTAGTACTATTAATAAGATCCTCATAAACTAATAAAGCATCTTCTTTTAATCCCATTTTTTCATAAACTGCAGCTTTATTAAGAAAAGCAATCTCACTTTCAATACCTTTTACCTTAATAACAATATCTAAATCTTTAATAGCCTCATCATACTGTGCTTGACTTTGCAAATAAACAGCTCTGGCCAAATAAAACCTTGAAATAAAATAAGATGAAATTTCTTTTTCCTTTAAAATAAGTTCCTTTATCCTAAGAGATATTTTTTCCCTCTCTTTGATATCATTTTCTTTTAAATAATCATTTAAATCCTTTTCAAGATTTTCTACTATTTCTCCACCACTCTTTATATAATCTTTACCCAAAGAATTATAAATAATAATAATAGATACAAACACAAAAATAATAGCAATAAAGAAAACTAAAAGTTTATTCTTAGCCATTACTCATCCCTCTTTAGTAAATTTTCAAATGGCTTATAAGATTCCTCATCATTGCCCTTAAATAAATAAGAAGAAATCTCTTCTCTTGATCTTTGATTTTCATACTCCCTATAAGAGAGCAACACTGACTTGTCTTTAGAATCAATGCTTGTTATTACCACTTTAAGCTTATCTCCAACGCTTAATTTCTCAAAAGTTTCTAAACTAGATTCTTTTGTATCTCCTAGTTGAATTTTACTAATAAATCCCATTATTTTATTATAAACTCTTACTTGAAAGCCTTTTGACTTTTTCTCTACAATTTCAACTTCAATAGCATCGCCTTTTTTATAACTTTTAGAAAAATCTTCCCAAGGGCTCTCTTCTAGCTGCTTGATTCCTAATCTAACATTTCTCTTTTGCCTGTCAACCTCAAGCACTTTCCCATTTACTAAATCACCTATCTTGAAATATTCTTCAGGATCAACCTCTTCAAGCCAAGAAATATCAAACTTACTAACATAAGCATCTATACCTTCTTCAATATTTACAAAAGCGCCTGTTTTTGTAACATTGATAACAACTCCTTGAATAACTCTCCCAATAGGATATTTCTCAGTTAATCTCTCCCAAGGATTTTCATTAATCTGTTTAATACCTAGCGATATTTTTTGATTCTCTTTATCTATCTCTAAAATCTTAACTTCTACAATCTGACCAAGCTTTACTAATTCTTGAGGACTTTTTATTACTCTTATCCAAGAAAAATTACTTATATGTAAAAATCCTGACAATTCGCTGTCAAGTTCAATAACAGCCCCAAAGGGTAAAATTTTTACAACTTTCCCTTTTACAATGCTATCAATTTTATATTTAATATCCACAGAATCCCAAGGATTTGCTTTTAAGGCCTTAAGGGATAATTCCATTTTGCCTGTTTGTGGATTTATCTTAATAATTTTCAACTTTAATTTATCACCAACTCTAACGAAATCTTCAATATTTTCAACTTGATTAAAAGCAATATTTCTTTTATGTAAAATTCCTGTAACAAAATTTTTAATTTTTACAATCGCACCATATTCTGTAATACGCTCAACCACGCCATCAACCACATCGTCTTCATTATAAGAACTTACTAGCTCTATTCTCTTAGCAAGATCTTTTTCTTTTTCTAAAGTGCGCCTATCAAGAATAAGTCTCAAACCGTCTGCTTCACTTGCTTCAAGGATATAAAATTCAACAATAGACCCTCTTTTTAATTTCTCATCCTTAGATTTAGAGCTTAAATAAAAAGGCATAAAGCCAGAAACATTTTCATTAATTTGAATCTTATAGCCATTTGGAAGCTCAACCAACACCTTGCCTTTAATTACTTTTTTATTTTGAATATATTCATATACTTTATCTTTAAAATTTAAAGAATCAAGCTTTTCAACACTCAAAATAAGACCCAATTCTCCACCTATTCTTGCAACGATTGCTTCAAGTTTATCACCAATTTTGGGAACATTTTCAAATTCTTCAATCTTGATAAAGCCTTCCGATTTATAACCAATATCTACTAGAACATAATCCTTCATAATATTAACAACCGTCCCAGAAACACGACTTCCAAGCTCTACTCTTTCAAGCACTTTCAAATAATTTTCTTGTAAATCTTTTTGATTTTCCATTCTCACCTCTCTCTTACTTTTTTCAAATTAAACTTTTCTATTATAATATTACATACATCGTCTAATCCTTTATAGCTTGTATCAAGGTAAAAAACCCCTTTTGATAATTTCAACTTACCATATTGTTTTCTCTTGTCAACATCATCTCTTCTTTTAAGAGTACGCTCTAATTCTTCTAAAGTCTCATTCCCATTTCTTTGTTTATATCGCCTCAAAGCTCGAACTTTAACAGAAGCATCAAGATATATTTTAAATTCAGATTCTGGAAAAACTACAGTAGTAATATCTCTACCTTCTATTATATAATTATCATCGCTAAATTTAACAACCTCTCTTAATTTTTTATTCACAATGTTTCTTATTCCAACATAAGAAGAATAAAAAGAAACTTGAAAATCAATCTTATCGTTTAAAATTTGACTTTCTACATTCTCTCCATTAAGCAAAAAGGTGGAATTATTAAAACTTATATCATTCTCAAGAATCAAATTTAAAAGACTACTCTCACTAATAAAATCGCAGCTACTCATAATAGATCTTTGAGCAATTAAAGTTATTATTCTATAAAGATGACCAGAACTGATAAATTTATAGTGCAGCTTCACACCAAGCTCTCTTGCAATTGAACTTTTTCCTGATGCCGAAGGCCCATCAATTGCTATTATCATTTAACTTCTCCAGCCTGGATTTCAACCTATTTATCTTAGCCAAAGGAACAATTTTTACTTGACCTTCCTTTAAACTATCCAAATTAATATTGCCAATTCTAATTCTATGAATTTTTTTTAAAAAAATATTTTTACTTAAAAACACTTTTCTTATTTCCCTATTTTTTCCTTCATCTAAAATCAATCTAGCAGAATTTTTATTTAAAATTTCATAAGATTTTAATTTAAAAAATTCTTTTTTTACCTTTATACCCGATTTAAAAAAAATAAGCAAATTTTCATCAATATCTTTTTTTGATTCAATAATATATTCTCTTTCAACTTTTTGCCTTGGATGAATAATATCGTTTGCAAATTTACCATCATTAGTGAATAATAAAAGTCCAGAGCTCTTAAAATCAAGTCTACCAATTGAAAACACACGCTCTTTAAATAAAGGCTGAACTAAAGATATTGCCAGCTTTCTTCCATTAACATCAAAATTGGAACATAAATAATTTCTAGGCTTGTTAAGAGCCAGATAAATTTTATTATTACTTTGAAAATCTTTAAAAACAAAAATCTGTTTCTTATAAATTATTCTGTCTCCTAAAGCTACTTTATCTCCAAGCTTAGCAATAGATTCATTAACTCTTACAAGCTTCTTTCTTATCAGCTCCTCACAAAATCTTCTTGACCCTACTCCCTTTTCAGCTAAAAAAACGTGAACTCGTGGGGTTTTAAGTGCAATCATTAATTTTACAACCTCGATATAATACTAATTTATTATTTAAATATCCTAAATTTACAATATTAAGCATTTTGCACTCAAGAGATACCAAAAAATAAGAAAATCTCTCAAAAGAATAATTATCGGCATTAAAATCTAAAAGAGAATCAAAAATTAAGCTACTCTCTTTATTTAAAATAGAAATAATTTTCATCTTTTTCTCAAAAATTCTCAATTCATATTTATTACAAACGGCTTTAAATTTTTTATCACACAAAAAATTTTTATTAACAACTTTTTTCTTTAATGTACCAGACTTTCTCTTCAAATTTTTCTTTTTATTATTATCATTAGCAATAGCATTAATATTTTTAACAAAATTACCACTATCGCTAAAAATAAAATCTTCAATAATTTTTGAGTCATAGAATTTAAAATTCTTTGCTTGATTTAATTGTAATTTTTCATTTTCTCTATTCTTACTATAATATATTAATCTTTGCACAACTTTGTGTTCCGCTTTATCTTTGCATTCAGGCTTCGGTAGAGATAAAATTTGAGTTTTCCAATAAAACAAATTATTAGCAAAATAAAAAAAATCTATCAATCCTCTAATGCTTATATTAAGGGCACCTGAAGCGACTACAAATTCTTCAATTATTTGATTTAAACTTAAAGATCTCAGAACATGTCTATTCATGCTAACATATTCAAAAAAAAGCTCTATTCCGCCTGTAAAATTATCAAGGCTAATAGAGTAACTACTCAATTCTGACATTTAAATTTTTCCTACTGCTCAGATTTATCTTCTTTAAATTCAATAAAATTATCATCCTCTTGATCAAAATTATTAAAAATTATTTTTCTAAGCCTCTTATCCAAATCATTTGCAAGTTCTACTTCTTTTGCTAAGATACTCAATAACACTCTCTCCCCCTTGTCCCAACTTATTATCTCCTAATGAATACCAAGAGCCTGTTTTTTGTATTAAATTATGCTTAATAGCAGCATCTAAAATACCAGCTTCTCTTGAAATACCTTTCCCAAAATAAATTATCAATTCTACTTTACGAAAAGGTGGAGCAACCTTATTCTTCACAATCTTAACTCCAATCTTATTACCAATAACATCATCACTTGAGCCTGATCTAGTTACTTGTTCAATCCTTCTAACCTCAAGCCTAAGAGATGCATAAAACTTTAAAGCATTTCCACCAGCAGTAGTCTCAGGATTGCCAAACATAACACCAATCCTCATCCTTATTTGATTAATAAACATAATGCAAGTATTGGATTTAGAAAGTATACCAGTAATCTTTCTAAGAGCTTTGCTCATTAATCTCGCTTGAAAACCAATCTGAGAATCCCCCATTTCTCCATCTATCTCTAATTTAGGGGTTAAAGCTGCTACAGAATCAACTACAATCAAATCAACACCACCACTTCTGATTAAATGCTCAGCATCAATAAAAGCGGCTATTCCGCCTTCTTTTTGCACCTCAGCAATCGCTTGAAGAGTCAAAGTAGTCTTGCCAGACGACTCAGGACCAAAAATTTCTATTATGCGCCCCCTAGGATATCCACCAATGCCAAGAGCTTCATCTAATACAATAGATCATCCGCTTGACATACTCTTTATACCTTTTCCGACAGGAGATTCTCCCATCTTAATAAGACTTCCTTTTCCAAAAGCTTTTTCTATTTGAACTCTTGCAATTGCAAGCTCAATAGCTTCCTCTTTGCTTGCTCTTTCTATAATAAAAACAGCTTTTTCTCTTTTTTCCTTTAACTTTGACATTCTTAAATTTTTCCTAGTTAAATTTTATGGGCTCTATTTTCTTTACAACATATCTAAAATTAGTATTATTTATAACAAAATTGAGACTATCCCCTTCCCTAGAATCAAGCAAATTTTCTCCAAAAGGTGATTTATATGAAATAATGCCTTCATCAGGGTTTGATTCCCAAGGTCCAAGTATTAAATAAGATTCATCTTTGCCTGTAAATTCATTTAAAATGACAACCTTCGTCCCAAAACCAACAACAGAACTTTGAAGATCCTTGGTGTCTATAACTTTTGCATTCTCTATTTCCAACATTAAAGAGTTTAATCTTTTTGTTAAAAACTGTTGTTTTTCTTTAGCAGAATGATATTCAGCATTTTCTTTTAAATCGCCAAGTTCGCGAGCTTTTCCAATTTCTTTTGAATTTTCTGGAATTTCAACTTCCTTTAAATGCTTAAGCTCTTTTTGCTTTTTATTCAAAGAACTCAATATAGTTAAAAATCCAATTTCCATTCTATCGCCTGCAAGCTGCATCTTTTCATCTTCAAACTCAACAGAATCAAATAATTGCCTTATTATAGATTTAATCTCTAAAAGATCCTTTGGAGGGAAATCTTTTACATAAAAACAAGTCATATACACTCTTTTTGCAAGCTCTTCATCTCTCATGCACCCTAAAACCGATTTAAGATATCCATCTTTAATTAAAAGATTAATTACCATTTTATAAATTCTTTTACTTGCAACAGAATTATTTTTATTATTAATTTTGATAACACTGTCAGTTAAAATTTTAATCAAATTGGATAAAAGATCTGAATCTGAATAACTTAGTTCAATGGAATAAGTTTTAGAGTGCTTCAAAATCCAAATATAAGCATCTTTATAGATCTTATAATTTTTTATAACATAATTAAATAATTTTTCCACTTCTCTGGGATCTTCTTTGTAAAGTGATTCAACCAATCTCTTGTTAACAGAATGAGGAAAAAGTTCTTTGTAGTACAAAATCCAATTGCTAAGTTCTTTCTTGATTAAAACAACTAATTCTTTTTTGATTTCTGCATTCAAAATTGAATCAAAAAGATCCACTATTCCTTTTGAATACTCCTTTAAAAGAGATTCTAAATTAACATCTTTTTCTATATTAACTTTTGATGACAATTCTTCAGAAAAATTACCTAAAGATTTAAGAATAACGTAAGAACTTATAACATGATGATCAACCTTTGTAAAATTATTAACATAAATTAAAAAATAGTTAAGCATCTCTTCTTCAATATGCAAATCCTTAACAATTCCCTTGACATTACAATAGTTTATAAATATCTCGTACCTTTTATAAAAATCTTTTTCAATCTTAAATTTATCATACATCTTTTCATTCAAATTAGAAGATCTCTCATTATATATATAACAATCAAGCTTACCAGAATCCATAACAAAATGGGGATTATCCTTTAAGATTTGCTTTGCTTTCAAACTCCATGAATTCCACGAACTTTGAGTCATCAAGCTTGGGACCAACTCTTTTTTTATTCCCTTTAAATCAATAGCTTTATAACTTTTTATAATAACCTTTATAGCCCACTCAATATCTTTTTTTACTCTATCTGCAAGTTCCTCTTTAGGAGTTATAGCCTTTAATACTCTAATATCCTCTCTGCTAAGAGGAGACAAAGCCGACATCGCCATATCAAAACCAATAAAATGACCTCTTTTAGAAACAAAATCAACAGTAATGCCATGATCATTTACATCCCTTACTATTCCAACAGACCAAGTCTGATGATAAACAAAATTACCCTTTGCAAAAAACAAATATTTTTCAAAGTCTGAATATACATCAACAAAATTTTTATCTAAGTTTTCAATATTTGACTTTACAAGATAATCCTCAATATTCTTTACATCTTTATATCTTTCTCTTAAAAATTTAACTAAATTTTCTCTTGCCTTATGATTTTTATTGTCAAGCTTTAAAATACCTTTTAAAATTTCTATTGTCTCATCAATATTATCAGTCAAAGAGTAATGATCAAATAAATCCTCATAAAGAACTATGGCCTTTTTAAATCCAAGATCTTTTTCAATTTTTTGTAAAATAAGCAAAAAAGAATCAAAATCATCTGAAACATAATGAATAAGCTTAGCCCATACCTCTCTGATTCCTGACATTTGTTTTTTATCAATAAAACGATAAATAGCCTTTCTAAAATAGAATATTGATTTTTGCAAATCAATATTTTCATAATAGGTAGCAAGCTGTCTTACAAACACAGTGTCATCAATATCCGCTTCAACAATTCTAGTCCAAATGCTTGGAAGCTTATCATTTTCATTATTCTGAGCATATATTTTTGCAAGAGTATAAAGAGCATGTTTATTCTCAGAAATTAAAAGCATTTCATTACATATATGCTCAACAAGAGCCCATTTTAAATTTTGAGAAAACAAATCAATAACGGCAAGCAAATTCATATCATTTAAAGGTCGCCTACTATATATAAGCATTCCAGAAATATAAAGACCTGCTATGCTTTTTTTAACATCCTTTAAATGCCTTCCGCAAATATCAAGCACATCTTCTGTTAATCCCTCATCAATTATATTATCTATCAAATCATCCAATTCTTTTATTTTGGCAAGAGAATAATTATTAACAATTGTTCTTGTCCACTTATCTTCTTGTAAAATACTATCTAATTTCTCTATGGTAGTAACATTAGACATCAAACTCTCCTAATATCGATTTTTTAGCATCAAGCAACTAATTTACATACTGTTGATAAATACCTAGGTCTATTTCTTTTATGTATAACAAAATCTCATCAATACGTGCTCTATCTTCTTTTATCCTTACATAATGATCAATAAGCCAAAAATATTTATTAATAAGCCTTGGGAGTAATATGCTCTCATTTATTGATCTATAAGACTTTTCTTTAAGTTCATTGCGCAAACTGTAAACAGACTGCTTTAGCTGTCC
Above is a genomic segment from Borreliella mayonii containing:
- a CDS encoding pseudouridine synthase, yielding MIALKTPRVHVFLAEKGVGSRRFCEELIRKKLVRVNESIAKLGDKVALGDRIIYKKQIFVFKDFQSNNKIYLALNKPRNYLCSNFDVNGRKLAISLVQPLFKERVFSIGRLDFKSSGLLLFTNDGKFANDIIHPRQKVEREYIIESKKDIDENLLIFFKSGIKVKKEFFKLKSYEILNKNSARLILDEGKNREIRKVFLSKNIFLKKIHRIRIGNINLDSLKEGQVKIVPLAKINRLKSRLEKLNDNSN
- the tsf gene encoding translation elongation factor Ts; this encodes MSIISPQDVKKLREETNAGFGDCKKALSAACGDFELAKKKLREMGIASAEKRLDRDAKEGRVFSYSNNVHAGLLLVSCETDFVALNHNFVNLGNSLIKELVESGKNSLTTFQESELKNLAATIKENIQVKKIFITEIQSNEFVKIYLHGEQSKIGVLVKLKVDDFSKTEDKVFQNFAMDLALHVAAFAPVYLRNDDVCPNYIKEQEEIFAKQLESSGKPENIVKGIVAGKIKKHLAEISLLEQSFVKNDKITVKEMLEEISKAISSKIELVEFKYLRIG
- a CDS encoding tetratricopeptide repeat protein; its protein translation is MAKNKLLVFFIAIIFVFVSIIIIYNSLGKDYIKSGGEIVENLEKDLNDYLKENDIKEREKISLRIKELILKEKEISSYFISRFYLARAVYLQSQAQYDEAIKDLDIVIKVKGIESEIAFLNKAAVYEKMGLKEDALLVYEDLINSTSLDFLKVRALLSKAILIEEKDKDLAVKVYEEIVKFPYENNLYINIANNKILELKQN
- the rpsB gene encoding 30S ribosomal protein S2, which gives rise to MAIVTMKSLLEAGVHFGHQVKRLDPRMKRFIFSERNEIHILDLQKTLQGIKDSYELVQRVIKDGKKVLFVGTKKQASEIIEQEARRSDMPYVNNRWLGGMLSNFNTIRKSVQKLKKLEKMEVDGTFDMISKKEISQLNREKLKLAKNLTGIKDMETLPGAIFIIDPNREQIAINEARKLKIPIISVVDTNCNPDVIDCPIPGNDDAIRSVALFTKIISDAILESDKEVGIQIIENLNEEDLMKEIEIKNDKSDSIEERGE
- the uppS gene encoding polyprenyl diphosphate synthase; the encoded protein is MNKGSLPGHVGIIMDGNRRWALNKGLSSLEGYKEGLKRAKEIVKHSLKMGIKYLSFYVFSTENWKRDDCEIEKLMFLIANYLRTEFNFYKKNGIKIIVSGDVEFLSEEVKSSIKDSISFSKNFNNLILNLAINYGGRNEIVRAVKKFVLSDFDLESLDENTFSNFLDNPELPDLDLLIRTGGNIRISNFFLWRIAYSELIFSNVLWPEYYDNRYGKDLECFQFRRRNFGR
- a CDS encoding 30S ribosomal protein S1, coding for MENQKDLQENYLKVLERVELGSRVSGTVVNIMKDYVLVDIGYKSEGFIKIEEFENVPKIGDKLEAIVARIGGELGLILSVEKLDSLNFKDKVYEYIQNKKVIKGKVLVELPNGYKIQINENVSGFMPFYLSSKSKDEKLKRGSIVEFYILEASEADGLRLILDRRTLEKEKDLAKRIELVSSYNEDDVVDGVVERITEYGAIVKIKNFVTGILHKRNIAFNQVENIEDFVRVGDKLKLKIIKINPQTGKMELSLKALKANPWDSVDIKYKIDSIVKGKVVKILPFGAVIELDSELSGFLHISNFSWIRVIKSPQELVKLGQIVEVKILEIDKENQKISLGIKQINENPWERLTEKYPIGRVIQGVVINVTKTGAFVNIEEGIDAYVSKFDISWLEEVDPEEYFKIGDLVNGKVLEVDRQKRNVRLGIKQLEESPWEDFSKSYKKGDAIEVEIVEKKSKGFQVRVYNKIMGFISKIQLGDTKESSLETFEKLSVGDKLKVVITSIDSKDKSVLLSYREYENQRSREEISSYLFKGNDEESYKPFENLLKRDE
- a CDS encoding phosphatidate cytidylyltransferase — its product is MARIWNVSNLEEEILGDDLLSNAKRFAFFARLGTFLFFVPLILFLIFLDFKNYLFLNILIFIFSGFAAKEVNDLIKLKFKSSGLSSILSFFLGLVPPILTYIHFNVFYLGMNVIYYLAIALVFSNWIVNLVFIKEHEIGNFLSQATSILFILIYPGTLMSFTVSITTLPKAPFLMLILFAMVSGNDTFAYLFGYFLGKNSYRPTIISPNKTLMGFFGGILFSVFTAIFAVVFRLINLSYGESIIFGILIGVFTIIGDLFESGLKRSAGVKDSGKIIPGRGGALDSIDSFLLTGPIFYLYLS
- the cmk gene encoding (d)CMP kinase, encoding MIIAIDGPSASGKSSIARELGVKLHYKFISSGHLYRIITLIAQRSIMSSCDFISESSLLNLILENDISFNNSTFLLNGENVESQILNDKIDFQVSFYSSYVGIRNIVNKKLREVVKFSDDNYIIEGRDITTVVFPESEFKIYLDASVKVRALRRYKQRNGNETLEELERTLKRRDDVDKRKQYGKLKLSKGVFYLDTSYKGLDDVCNIIIEKFNLKKVRER
- the frr gene encoding ribosome recycling factor; amino-acid sequence: MEDYKAFLDEKMSKVLLSLDNEYKTLRTGRISSNIFDKICIQYHDRRTPITQVASIRIPEARLVVIRPWDKSILNKIEQAILNSDLSMNPSSDGSVIRIKVPTLTSERRQEIVKHAKKIAEEHKISTRNIRQDLNNRIKKQEKESEITEDSLKRILDDIQKSTDIYIKKIDSILESKIQEIMEA